In Simplicispira sp. 125, one DNA window encodes the following:
- a CDS encoding trypsin-like peptidase domain-containing protein — protein MNNWKRAGSAAVAFLVAALVGCGGSFEGAEPPSATVLRVEGRSMSEPGAALPSMVKSREAVLVTTTSRVMLGPLEASKSLVSTEWGRQLVGVGRDIGVTSTPDQTLQHLRWNRTPAGGQVAAVSFTAQDAKGLRLGVQIDALPGAAKLRIYSQERNSIVFQITGEELLQRIQGNVNAGDSSKEARTWWTPDLGSEEVTLEVELPVNVDTSALKISVPRLSHIFSELNLLGEPEGQAKINESADCHLDATCDDTYANQRNAVARMLFNNGGRTYLCTGTLLNDFKNSGIPYFLSASHCISNQTVASTIQTDWFYRSPSCNSRSLSSASSKRYNGAVLLSASNSTDVSLMRLNDAPPAGAFFAGWDASLGESATGAAVAGLHHPRGDLLKISKGRVLGQIGCTTTGDTQFSCSGTSGNFQRVAWSQGSTEGGSSGSALFSGDRRHVIGTLYGGAASCTAMGTSFDVYGRFDVAYNENLSQWLGGSASDSNTSRALESILKILRVSSMS, from the coding sequence ATGAATAACTGGAAACGTGCGGGTTCCGCGGCCGTTGCATTTTTGGTGGCCGCACTGGTCGGTTGTGGCGGTAGCTTTGAGGGGGCGGAGCCTCCATCAGCGACGGTGCTGCGGGTCGAGGGGCGGTCAATGTCGGAGCCGGGGGCTGCCTTGCCCTCCATGGTCAAGTCCCGCGAGGCGGTCTTGGTGACGACGACAAGCCGCGTGATGCTGGGGCCGCTGGAAGCGTCTAAAAGCTTGGTGTCGACGGAGTGGGGGCGGCAATTGGTAGGCGTAGGGCGCGATATTGGGGTGACCAGTACGCCGGACCAGACCCTGCAGCATCTGCGCTGGAATAGAACCCCTGCAGGGGGGCAGGTTGCGGCGGTCAGTTTCACCGCACAGGATGCGAAAGGTCTGCGCTTGGGAGTACAGATAGACGCCCTTCCTGGTGCTGCCAAACTGCGCATCTACAGCCAGGAGCGCAACAGCATCGTCTTCCAGATCACGGGGGAGGAGTTGTTGCAGCGTATCCAGGGCAATGTCAATGCAGGAGACAGCAGTAAAGAAGCGCGGACTTGGTGGACTCCCGATTTGGGTTCGGAAGAGGTGACTTTGGAAGTCGAATTACCAGTGAACGTGGATACTTCGGCACTCAAAATTTCTGTGCCGCGCTTGTCGCATATCTTTAGTGAGCTAAATTTGCTTGGCGAGCCGGAAGGGCAGGCCAAAATCAATGAATCTGCTGACTGCCATCTGGATGCGACTTGTGATGACACCTATGCCAATCAGCGAAATGCAGTTGCACGAATGCTGTTCAACAATGGGGGGCGTACTTATTTGTGCACAGGTACGCTGCTTAACGACTTCAAAAATTCAGGGATCCCGTACTTTTTAAGTGCAAGCCATTGCATCTCGAACCAGACAGTGGCATCGACGATCCAAACAGATTGGTTTTATCGCTCGCCAAGCTGTAACAGCCGGTCGCTGTCGAGTGCTAGCAGCAAGCGCTATAACGGTGCTGTGTTGCTGAGTGCCAGCAACAGCACAGATGTATCTTTAATGCGATTGAATGATGCCCCACCGGCGGGCGCCTTTTTTGCCGGCTGGGATGCTTCGCTTGGAGAGTCGGCAACAGGGGCGGCGGTTGCCGGTTTGCACCATCCCCGTGGAGATTTGCTGAAAATCAGCAAGGGGCGTGTGCTTGGCCAGATCGGGTGCACCACGACAGGGGACACCCAGTTCAGTTGCAGTGGTACGAGCGGCAACTTTCAGCGCGTAGCTTGGAGCCAGGGATCAACTGAGGGGGGCAGCAGTGGCTCGGCACTGTTTTCGGGCGACAGGCGCCATGTGATTGGAACGCTGTATGGCGGCGCGGCTTCTTGCACAGCCATGGGTACATCGTTTGATGTGTATGGCCGTTTTGACGTGGCCTACAACGAAAATCTTAGTCAATGGCTTGGTGGTTCTGCCAGTGACAGCAATACGTCCCGAGCACTCGAAAGTATTTTGAAAATACTTCGAGTCTCAAGCATGAGTTAA
- the ruvA gene encoding Holliday junction branch migration protein RuvA, with protein MIGKLTGTLLEKNPPEVLVDCAGVGYEVQVPMSTFYNLPAVGQQVGLLTQFIVREDAQLLYGFGTATERAAFRELIKISGVGPRTALAILSGMGVQDLAQAITLQEAGRLVKVPGIGKKTAERLLLELKGKLGAEMDGVRTHAGTQAQADILQALLALGYNDKEAAAALKALPGDVGVSEGIKLALKALAK; from the coding sequence ATGATAGGCAAATTGACCGGCACCCTGCTGGAGAAGAACCCGCCCGAGGTGCTGGTGGATTGCGCGGGCGTGGGCTACGAGGTGCAGGTGCCCATGAGCACCTTCTATAACCTGCCTGCCGTGGGGCAGCAGGTGGGCCTGCTTACGCAATTCATCGTGCGCGAGGATGCGCAGTTGCTGTACGGCTTTGGCACCGCTACGGAGCGCGCGGCGTTCCGCGAGCTGATCAAGATATCGGGCGTAGGCCCGCGCACGGCGCTGGCCATTCTGAGCGGCATGGGTGTGCAGGATCTGGCGCAGGCGATCACGCTGCAGGAGGCCGGTCGCCTGGTCAAGGTGCCGGGCATCGGCAAGAAGACCGCAGAGCGCCTGCTGCTCGAGCTCAAGGGCAAGCTGGGGGCTGAGATGGATGGTGTGCGTACGCACGCAGGCACGCAAGCGCAGGCCGATATTCTCCAGGCCTTGCTGGCGCTGGGCTACAACGACAAAGAAGCGGCCGCCGCGCTCAAGGCTTTGCCAGGTGATGTGGGAGTGAGCGAGGGGATCAAGCTGGCGCTGAAGGCGTTGGCGAAATAA
- a CDS encoding PhoH family protein, with the protein MILRHTFTPHNNTRLTHLCGPADSHLRTIEAALQVSIAHRHEQFKVDGPKSRATQALEVLQAVYEMAERPITEEHLQLMLAGDGAITAESETAPSPLATRRADLRARTPTQALYLDNIATHDITFGIGPAGTGKTYLAVACAVDALERSAVQRIVLTRPAVEAGERLGFLPGDLAQKVDPYLRPLYDALYDLMGYDKVQKAFERNALEIAPLAFMRGRTLNNAFVILDEAQNTTPEQMKMFLTRLGFGAKAVVTGDVSQIDLPKGAMSGLIDGERVLKRVKGIAVTRFTSADVVRHPLVARIVDAYDAQRTRPAPRT; encoded by the coding sequence GTGATCCTGCGCCACACCTTCACTCCCCACAACAACACCCGCCTCACGCACCTGTGCGGGCCTGCCGATAGCCACTTGCGCACGATCGAAGCTGCGCTTCAGGTCAGTATTGCCCACCGGCACGAGCAGTTCAAGGTGGATGGCCCCAAGTCCCGCGCTACGCAGGCCCTGGAGGTGCTGCAGGCGGTGTACGAGATGGCCGAGCGCCCCATCACCGAAGAGCACCTGCAGCTCATGCTGGCAGGCGATGGCGCCATCACCGCCGAAAGCGAAACCGCCCCTTCCCCGCTGGCCACGCGCCGCGCCGACCTGCGGGCGCGCACGCCCACACAGGCCCTGTACCTGGACAACATCGCCACGCACGACATCACCTTCGGTATTGGTCCGGCCGGCACGGGCAAGACCTATCTGGCCGTGGCCTGCGCGGTCGATGCACTGGAGCGCAGCGCCGTGCAGCGCATCGTGCTCACCCGCCCCGCCGTGGAGGCGGGCGAACGCCTGGGCTTTCTGCCCGGCGACCTGGCGCAGAAGGTGGACCCGTATCTGCGCCCGCTGTACGACGCACTGTACGACCTGATGGGCTATGACAAAGTGCAAAAGGCATTCGAGCGCAACGCGCTCGAGATTGCCCCGCTGGCCTTCATGCGCGGGCGCACGCTGAACAACGCTTTCGTCATCCTCGACGAAGCGCAGAACACCACGCCCGAGCAGATGAAGATGTTCCTCACCCGCCTCGGCTTTGGCGCCAAGGCCGTGGTCACGGGTGACGTGAGCCAGATCGACCTGCCCAAGGGCGCCATGAGCGGCCTCATCGACGGCGAGCGCGTGCTCAAGCGCGTCAAGGGCATTGCCGTCACGCGCTTTACCAGTGCCGACGTGGTACGCCACCCGCTGGTCGCTCGCATTGTCGATGCCTACGATGCCCAGCGCACCCGCCCAGCGCCACGCACCTGA
- the ybeY gene encoding rRNA maturation RNase YbeY produces MTLNQLTLSLQFGRFDDVAAHRAALPRHKVTRWIRHALALDAEITVRIVDEEEGRQLNRDYRHKDYATNVLTFDYTQEPVVTADLVLCAPVVEREAREQNKSLEEHYAHLLVHGTLHAQGWDHEASEQDAQEMEAYETAILQELGFADPYAA; encoded by the coding sequence ATGACACTTAATCAACTCACCCTGTCGCTGCAGTTCGGCCGTTTTGACGACGTCGCCGCACACCGCGCTGCACTGCCGCGCCACAAGGTCACGCGCTGGATTCGCCACGCCCTGGCACTGGACGCCGAGATCACCGTGCGCATCGTCGATGAGGAGGAAGGCCGCCAGCTCAACCGCGACTACCGGCACAAGGATTACGCCACCAACGTGCTCACCTTCGACTACACCCAGGAGCCCGTGGTCACCGCCGACCTGGTGCTCTGCGCCCCCGTGGTCGAGCGCGAGGCGCGCGAGCAGAACAAGAGCCTGGAGGAACACTACGCCCACCTGCTGGTGCACGGCACGCTGCACGCCCAGGGCTGGGACCACGAAGCCAGCGAGCAGGACGCGCAGGAGATGGAGGCCTACGAGACAGCCATCCTGCAGGAACTGGGGTTTGCCGACCCTTATGCCGCCTAA
- a CDS encoding sulfite exporter TauE/SafE family protein translates to MYDTVLLLTAAFVAGALNAVAGGGSFLTLPALVFTGVPPVVANATGTVALLPGYAAGAWGFREDTQPPPGLSMLRLVLLSLIGGAAGAGLLLVTSNDMFSIIVPWLLLAATLLFVLGPKLREWTAGGKPSTAKATAGVLIVAAYGGYFNGGLGILLLALFGLLGQTNLNAMNGLKNWVSALLTAIAVAIYAAGGVVLWPQALMMMVAATLGGYGGARVARRIPAPWLRGGIVLTGLVMTAIFFYRQ, encoded by the coding sequence ATGTACGACACCGTTCTGCTCCTCACCGCCGCCTTCGTCGCCGGTGCCCTCAATGCCGTTGCCGGAGGCGGCAGCTTTCTGACGCTGCCCGCGCTGGTATTCACCGGCGTGCCCCCTGTGGTGGCCAACGCCACCGGTACCGTGGCGCTGCTGCCGGGCTACGCGGCGGGGGCCTGGGGATTTCGGGAAGACACGCAGCCGCCGCCGGGACTCTCCATGCTGCGCCTGGTGCTGCTCTCGCTCATCGGGGGTGCAGCGGGCGCGGGGCTGCTGCTGGTCACATCCAACGACATGTTCTCGATCATCGTGCCCTGGCTGCTGCTGGCTGCGACGCTGCTGTTTGTCCTGGGGCCCAAGCTGCGCGAATGGACGGCGGGCGGCAAGCCGTCCACCGCCAAGGCCACGGCTGGCGTGCTCATCGTCGCCGCCTATGGGGGCTACTTCAACGGCGGGCTGGGCATCTTGCTGCTGGCACTGTTCGGGCTGCTGGGGCAAACCAATCTCAACGCCATGAACGGGCTCAAAAACTGGGTCTCGGCCCTGCTCACCGCCATTGCCGTGGCTATTTACGCCGCAGGCGGCGTTGTGCTGTGGCCCCAGGCGCTGATGATGATGGTGGCCGCCACGCTGGGCGGCTACGGCGGCGCCCGCGTGGCCCGGCGCATCCCCGCGCCCTGGCTGCGCGGGGGTATCGTGCTCACCGGGCTGGTGATGACGGCGATCTTTTTTTATCGCCAGTAA
- the dtd gene encoding D-aminoacyl-tRNA deacylase, translating to MIAVLQRVREARVDVAGETVGAIGAGLLALVCAERGDTEAEADRLLAKMLKLRIFSDDAGKMNRSVQDIGGGLLLVSQFTLAADTTTGNRPGFSQAAAPEDGRRLFDYFVAQARAAHPVVQTGRFATEMQVHLVNDGPVTIPLRMAPAGV from the coding sequence ATGATCGCTGTTTTGCAAAGGGTGCGCGAGGCGCGCGTGGACGTGGCGGGCGAGACCGTGGGCGCCATCGGTGCGGGCCTGCTGGCGCTGGTGTGCGCCGAACGCGGCGATACCGAGGCTGAGGCCGACCGGCTGCTGGCCAAAATGCTCAAACTGCGCATCTTCAGCGACGATGCCGGCAAGATGAACCGCAGCGTGCAGGACATCGGGGGTGGCCTGCTGCTGGTCAGCCAGTTCACCCTGGCAGCGGATACCACCACCGGCAACCGCCCAGGCTTTTCGCAGGCCGCAGCCCCCGAAGACGGGCGCAGGCTGTTCGACTACTTCGTTGCCCAGGCCCGCGCTGCCCACCCCGTGGTGCAGACCGGGCGCTTTGCCACCGAGATGCAGGTGCACCTGGTCAATGACGGGCCGGTGACGATACCGCTGCGCATGGCTCCAGCGGGTGTTTGA
- a CDS encoding ATP-binding protein: MNKAWHRRTAAALACILVAAVGAGWLAHARLQQLQAAFETDARIVHRLLSQRAVQHDAILSTLALLQPPAPEQGGADAALPRLPSVYPQILDVLRRPANGAWPAATPGLDAAEAASRATGHAALARPDLAAGRYHLVLASTPASYALHIDLQATVPRDEWPMDRAASPVRVTLEHAGQAFTVQPGRTPEHGWVYGFRKTLASPSQPLDVVALRVVGWGELPWLAMLGWCAATAAAAVAGRALWRHRVARRRAEELLRLGQVARLNTLGELAAGMAHELNQPLTALLSGTQAAQRLLGDDPPDLDTARTAMARAVEQARRASDVVGRLRRMVERPDLAGQAQPLQLQLPAAVHDALHLLEPECRARAVVPEVHAEPNLPAVLAETVALQQIVHNLVVNALQALEQVPAAERRLELHLSTPTPSQVQLTVRDHGPGIPPEVREHLFEPFYTTRAGGLGLGLPLCESLAQAMGASLQLAPGNGRGAAFVLLLPAATPMP, translated from the coding sequence ATGAACAAGGCATGGCACCGCCGCACCGCCGCCGCGCTGGCCTGCATCCTGGTCGCCGCTGTGGGCGCCGGGTGGCTGGCGCATGCGCGGCTGCAGCAACTGCAGGCGGCGTTCGAGACGGACGCACGCATCGTCCACCGCCTGCTGAGCCAGCGTGCGGTGCAGCACGACGCCATCCTCTCCACCCTGGCGCTGCTGCAGCCGCCCGCGCCCGAGCAGGGTGGCGCCGACGCCGCGCTGCCACGCCTGCCCTCGGTGTACCCGCAGATCCTCGATGTTCTGCGCAGACCGGCCAACGGCGCCTGGCCCGCCGCCACGCCCGGGCTGGACGCCGCCGAGGCCGCCTCGCGCGCCACCGGCCACGCCGCGCTGGCCCGCCCCGATCTGGCCGCCGGGCGCTACCACCTGGTGCTGGCCAGCACACCCGCGAGTTACGCGCTGCACATCGACCTGCAGGCCACCGTGCCCCGCGACGAGTGGCCCATGGACCGCGCCGCCAGCCCCGTGCGCGTGACGCTGGAGCACGCCGGCCAGGCCTTCACCGTGCAGCCCGGCCGCACGCCGGAGCACGGCTGGGTCTACGGATTCCGCAAGACCCTGGCCTCGCCGAGCCAGCCGCTCGACGTGGTGGCGCTGCGCGTGGTCGGCTGGGGCGAACTGCCCTGGCTCGCCATGCTGGGCTGGTGCGCGGCGACGGCCGCCGCCGCCGTGGCCGGGCGCGCGCTGTGGCGCCACCGCGTGGCACGCCGGCGCGCCGAGGAACTGCTGCGCCTGGGCCAGGTAGCGCGCCTGAACACCCTGGGCGAACTCGCCGCCGGCATGGCGCACGAACTCAATCAGCCCCTCACCGCGCTGCTGTCAGGCACGCAGGCCGCACAGCGCCTGCTGGGCGACGACCCGCCCGACCTGGACACCGCCCGCACCGCCATGGCCCGCGCGGTGGAACAGGCCCGCCGCGCCTCCGACGTGGTGGGCCGGCTGCGCCGCATGGTCGAGCGCCCCGACCTCGCCGGCCAGGCGCAGCCGCTGCAGCTGCAGCTGCCCGCCGCCGTGCACGACGCGCTGCACCTGCTGGAGCCCGAATGCCGCGCCCGCGCCGTGGTGCCCGAGGTGCACGCCGAGCCCAACCTGCCCGCCGTACTCGCCGAGACCGTGGCGCTGCAGCAGATCGTGCACAACCTCGTGGTGAACGCGCTGCAGGCGCTGGAGCAGGTGCCTGCCGCCGAGCGCCGACTGGAACTGCACCTGAGCACACCCACCCCCAGCCAGGTGCAGCTCACGGTGCGCGACCACGGTCCCGGCATCCCACCCGAGGTGCGCGAGCACCTGTTCGAACCTTTCTACACCACGCGCGCGGGCGGCCTCGGCCTGGGCCTGCCGCTGTGCGAAAGCCTGGCCCAGGCCATGGGCGCCAGCCTCCAGCTCGCCCCCGGCAACGGCCGGGGCGCGGCCTTCGTGCTCCTACTGCCCGCCGCCACGCCCATGCCATGA
- a CDS encoding response regulator has product MNDSASSLSPLIHLVDDDAAVREGLGLLIATVGLRVQAWADPQAFLAGFDRASIGAIVLDVRMPGTSGLTVLEQLQAQGADQPVVLLTGHGTVDMCRRAFKAGAAEFLEKPVHDEVLIEALQNAVRQHVRSRERHAQLSAREREVLGLIVEGLTNKEIGRALTLSPRTVETHRANLFAKLGVDSLAQLIRRYAALVE; this is encoded by the coding sequence ATGAACGACAGCGCCTCCTCCCTCTCGCCCCTCATCCACCTCGTGGACGACGATGCCGCCGTGCGCGAGGGCCTGGGCCTGCTCATCGCCACCGTGGGCCTGCGCGTGCAGGCCTGGGCCGACCCGCAGGCCTTCCTGGCCGGGTTCGACCGCGCCAGCATCGGCGCCATCGTGCTTGATGTACGCATGCCCGGCACCAGCGGCCTGACCGTGCTGGAGCAATTGCAGGCCCAGGGCGCGGACCAGCCCGTGGTCCTGCTCACCGGCCACGGCACGGTGGATATGTGCCGCCGCGCCTTCAAGGCCGGGGCGGCCGAGTTCCTCGAAAAGCCGGTGCACGACGAAGTGCTCATCGAGGCCCTGCAGAACGCCGTGCGCCAGCATGTGCGCTCGCGCGAGCGCCACGCCCAGCTCTCGGCGCGCGAACGCGAGGTGCTGGGCCTGATCGTCGAGGGGCTGACGAACAAGGAGATCGGCCGCGCGCTCACCCTCTCGCCGCGCACGGTGGAGACGCACCGCGCCAACCTGTTCGCCAAGCTCGGCGTGGACTCGCTGGCCCAGCTCATCCGGCGCTACGCCGCGCTGGTGGAATAA
- a CDS encoding heme-binding protein yields the protein MHHAFKTTAIALAFIATVASAEGVRTERNMSLDLANQIAAHTVAACTAGGYNVTATVVDRAGTVRAVQRADNAGPHTLEASRLKAYTSASAKNTTQAIMEGAQKNPAAANLGQIPGYLLLGGGVPVKVGNEVIGAVGVGGAPGGHLDEQCAMAAIAKVQDQLK from the coding sequence ATGCACCACGCCTTCAAGACCACCGCCATCGCCCTCGCCTTCATCGCCACGGTCGCCAGCGCCGAAGGCGTGCGCACCGAGCGCAACATGTCGCTCGACCTGGCCAACCAGATCGCCGCGCACACCGTGGCCGCCTGCACCGCCGGCGGCTACAACGTGACGGCCACCGTGGTCGACCGCGCCGGTACCGTGCGCGCCGTGCAGCGCGCCGACAACGCCGGCCCGCACACGCTGGAGGCCAGCCGCCTCAAGGCCTATACCTCGGCCTCGGCCAAGAACACCACGCAGGCCATCATGGAAGGTGCGCAGAAGAACCCCGCCGCGGCCAACCTGGGCCAGATCCCCGGCTACCTGCTGCTGGGCGGCGGCGTGCCGGTGAAGGTGGGCAACGAGGTCATCGGCGCCGTGGGCGTGGGCGGCGCGCCCGGCGGCCACCTGGACGAGCAGTGCGCCATGGCGGCCATTGCCAAGGTCCAGGACCAACTGAAGTGA
- a CDS encoding ankyrin repeat domain-containing protein, which produces MPLALTAALLLTPLAQAQVPPTASEIAAYQGLHAAAARGDTAALQRLLAGRPDVNARDAYGRTPLHVATFARQREAVRLLAQAGAALDLLENDRYDAVTIAAVADDEDTLRLLLQLGASARQVTSRYDGTALIAAAHLGHVGVVRQLIAAGAPLDHVNNLHWTALIESIVLGDGGARHQATLQALLDAGASTRLADRHGNTPLQLARQRGYAAMVKMLEAASARP; this is translated from the coding sequence TTGCCGCTGGCACTGACCGCCGCACTGCTGCTGACGCCGCTGGCACAAGCCCAGGTGCCGCCCACGGCCAGCGAGATCGCCGCCTACCAGGGCCTGCACGCCGCCGCCGCGCGTGGCGACACGGCCGCACTGCAGCGGCTGCTGGCCGGTCGGCCTGACGTGAACGCACGCGATGCCTACGGGCGCACGCCGCTGCACGTGGCCACCTTCGCGCGCCAGCGCGAGGCGGTGCGCCTGCTGGCCCAGGCCGGCGCGGCGCTCGACCTGCTGGAAAACGACCGCTACGACGCGGTCACCATCGCCGCCGTGGCCGATGACGAGGACACGCTGCGCCTGCTGCTGCAGCTGGGCGCCAGCGCCAGGCAAGTGACCAGCCGCTACGACGGCACGGCGCTGATCGCCGCCGCCCACCTGGGGCATGTGGGCGTGGTGCGCCAGCTCATCGCGGCCGGCGCGCCGCTGGACCATGTGAACAACCTGCACTGGACGGCGCTGATCGAGTCCATCGTGCTCGGCGACGGCGGCGCGCGCCACCAGGCCACGCTCCAGGCGCTGCTGGACGCGGGCGCCAGCACCCGGCTCGCCGACCGCCACGGCAACACGCCGCTGCAGCTCGCGCGCCAGCGCGGCTACGCGGCCATGGTGAAGATGCTGGAAGCGGCCAGCGCGCGCCCGTGA